A part of Palaemon carinicauda isolate YSFRI2023 chromosome 8, ASM3689809v2, whole genome shotgun sequence genomic DNA contains:
- the LOC137645999 gene encoding 28 kDa heat- and acid-stable phosphoprotein-like has product MPKGKHKGGRRQFTNFEALEEQKKKEEKEKQWRKTQGETDSEEEAEAEEGKSSASSGESESEEEEEDQKETKPKGVSALIETENPNRIVTKAKKVTQISTTASGAGKPQLSRREREEIEKQRATAHYRKMHAEGKTEEARADLARLAIIKQQREEAAKKREDERIAREEAAAAKREQTAKALNKKRS; this is encoded by the exons gaaAGCATAAGGGAGGACGCCGTCAGTTCACAAACTTTGAGGCATTAGAGGAACaaaagaagaaagaggagaaggaaaagCAATGGAGA aaaacccAAGGTGAGACAGATAGTGAAGAGGAAGCAGAGGCAGAGGAAGGAAAGTCAAGTGCTAGCTCTGGGGAGTCAGAgagtgaagaggaggaggaagatcaGAAGGAAACAAAACCAAAAGGAGTTTCTGCTTTAATTGAGACTGAGAATCCCAATCGTATAGTTACTAAAGCAAAGAAAGTTACTCAGATAAGCACAACTGCAAGTGGGGCTGGGAAGCCACAACTGTCTCGTCGTGAAAG agaagaaatagaaaaacaaaGAGCCACTGCTCACTATCGAAAAATGCACGCTGAAGGCAAAACAGAGGAAGCTAGGGCTGATTTGGCACGTCTAGCTATTATCAAACAGCAGAGAGAAGAAGCAGCAAAGAAGAGGGAAGATGAAAGGATTG CTCGTGAGGAAGCTGCTGCGGCTAAGAGAGAGCAGACTGCCAAGGCACTAAACAAGAAGAGGAGTTGA